From Enterococcus mediterraneensis, the proteins below share one genomic window:
- a CDS encoding aspartate-semialdehyde dehydrogenase, which yields MSTQYRVAVVGATGAVGTKMIEMLEQTSLPLAEVKLLASKRSAGKTLNFNGQELVVEELVPESFEGIDLALFSAGGGISKKFAPEAVKRGAVVVDNTSYFRMDPEVPLVVPEVNKEALHQHKGIIANPNCSTIQMMVALEPIRQAAGLDRIIVSTYQAVSGAGAQAMEELKRETLSYLDGTPANELNPEILPSGGDKKHYPISFNALPQIDVFAEDDYTYEEWKMINETHKIMDDQAIKVAATCVRIPVFSGHSESVYIETKEKTDVAAIKALLEKAPGVVLEDDPSNQIYPQALNSIGKKETFVGRIRRDLDVENGFHMWVVSDNLLKGAAWNSVQIAETLHEMDLLRVE from the coding sequence ATGAGTACTCAATATCGTGTTGCCGTTGTTGGCGCAACAGGTGCGGTGGGCACCAAAATGATCGAAATGCTGGAACAAACATCTTTGCCGTTGGCGGAAGTGAAGTTATTGGCATCTAAGCGTTCAGCTGGAAAAACTCTGAACTTTAATGGCCAAGAATTAGTAGTGGAAGAACTGGTTCCAGAATCTTTCGAAGGGATCGACCTTGCTTTGTTCAGTGCAGGCGGCGGGATCTCCAAGAAATTTGCGCCGGAAGCGGTCAAACGCGGAGCAGTGGTCGTTGACAATACCAGTTATTTTCGGATGGATCCGGAAGTGCCGCTGGTAGTTCCAGAAGTAAATAAAGAAGCACTGCATCAACACAAAGGAATCATCGCCAATCCTAACTGTTCAACGATCCAAATGATGGTGGCGTTGGAACCGATCCGCCAAGCAGCAGGTCTTGACCGGATCATCGTTTCCACATACCAAGCAGTTTCCGGTGCAGGAGCGCAAGCTATGGAAGAATTGAAACGGGAAACACTGTCTTATTTGGACGGAACTCCTGCGAATGAGTTGAATCCTGAAATCTTGCCATCTGGCGGAGATAAAAAGCATTATCCTATCTCATTTAACGCATTGCCTCAAATCGATGTGTTTGCCGAAGATGATTATACCTATGAAGAATGGAAAATGATCAACGAGACTCACAAGATCATGGACGATCAAGCGATCAAAGTTGCTGCTACATGTGTGCGGATCCCTGTATTCAGCGGACATTCCGAATCAGTTTACATTGAAACCAAAGAAAAAACCGATGTTGCTGCCATCAAAGCGCTGTTAGAAAAAGCACCAGGTGTCGTATTGGAAGATGATCCTAGCAATCAAATCTATCCGCAAGCGTTGAACAGCATCGGCAAAAAAGAAACCTTTGTCGGCCGCATCCGTCGAGATTTGGATGTGGAAAACGGCTTCCACATGTGGGTGGTTTCCGACAACTTGTTGAAAGGCGCCGCTTGGAATTCCGTACAGATCGCCGAAACATTGCATGAAATGGATCTATTACGAGTAGAATAA
- a CDS encoding YxeA family protein, producing MKKIIGVIFLIALGVAGYFGYNYYNDTYNGQTAYARIPETVPEKTQTKSDSGEIIKGWSSYKYTLTFVKENGEKQTMGYDLSGENPTPYQPNAIVKAEISKKRIIKGPNTVSESDVPDKVMKELNK from the coding sequence ATGAAAAAAATTATCGGAGTAATTTTCTTGATCGCACTTGGTGTAGCCGGCTACTTTGGTTACAATTACTATAATGACACGTACAATGGACAAACAGCTTATGCTCGTATTCCCGAAACCGTACCTGAAAAAACACAAACAAAAAGTGATTCTGGTGAAATCATCAAAGGATGGTCATCTTACAAATATACACTGACCTTCGTCAAAGAAAACGGTGAAAAACAAACGATGGGGTATGATCTGTCTGGTGAAAATCCAACACCTTACCAACCAAATGCCATCGTCAAAGCGGAAATCAGCAAAAAACGGATCATCAAAGGACCAAATACTGTATCTGAATCCGATGTACCTGATAAAGTAATGAAAGAGTTGAATAAATAA
- a CDS encoding ribonuclease J: MSSIKIIPLSGVRENGKNLYVVEAGDDLFVLDCGLKYPENELLGIDTVIPDFTYLEENADRVAGVFLTHGHADAIGALPYLLEKINVPVFGTKLTVELAKINVLKNEATKKFRAFHVIDEHTEIDFSDTTVSFFRTTHSIPDSVGISLKTSEGTIVYTGDFKFDQAAVPMYQTDFARLAEIGKEGVLALLSTSSNAENPAKVASERQIADEVLDNILYWEGRIIVASVASNLQRVQQVLNAAARAQRKVVLTGQDFGKIIRTAIKLNKLEVPDEDLFITQKEMKKYAPEQLLILETGRMGEPIKALQKMANGTHRTLRIQEGDLVYITTTPTTAMETVVAKTEDIIYRAGGTVKQISDNMRVSGHANPDDLQLMMNMVKPKYLIPVQGEYRQLAAHADLAKQVGIPERNIFITARGDVLEYKNGEMTQGGAVPAENVLIDGIGVGDIGNIVLRDRKILSEDGIFVTVVTINRRDKKIVARPQITSRGFVYVKASRDLIRESADMVAEIVEKHLQTDDFEWSKLKQDIRERLSRYLFEQTKRRPVILPVIMESSQRKRSRK, from the coding sequence TTGAGTAGTATCAAAATTATTCCGCTTAGCGGCGTACGGGAAAATGGTAAAAATCTGTACGTAGTGGAAGCGGGAGACGATCTATTCGTTTTAGATTGTGGATTGAAATATCCTGAGAACGAATTGCTGGGAATCGATACAGTCATCCCAGATTTTACGTATTTAGAAGAAAACGCGGATCGTGTCGCTGGGGTCTTTTTGACCCACGGACACGCGGATGCGATCGGCGCTTTGCCGTATCTATTGGAAAAGATCAATGTGCCGGTCTTCGGTACTAAATTGACCGTAGAGTTGGCAAAAATCAATGTCTTGAAAAACGAAGCGACAAAAAAATTCCGGGCGTTTCATGTGATTGACGAACACACAGAAATCGACTTTAGTGATACGACGGTCAGCTTTTTCAGAACTACCCATTCGATCCCAGATTCAGTTGGGATCAGCCTGAAAACTTCTGAAGGAACGATCGTGTATACTGGAGACTTCAAGTTCGATCAAGCGGCAGTGCCTATGTATCAAACGGATTTTGCTCGCCTAGCAGAAATCGGCAAAGAGGGCGTTTTAGCATTGCTGAGCACGTCATCTAACGCTGAAAATCCGGCGAAAGTCGCTTCTGAGCGCCAAATCGCCGATGAAGTTTTAGATAATATCCTTTATTGGGAAGGTCGGATCATTGTCGCCAGTGTTGCCAGCAACTTGCAGCGAGTACAGCAAGTATTGAATGCCGCTGCCCGCGCCCAACGCAAAGTTGTGTTGACAGGCCAAGATTTCGGCAAGATCATCCGCACCGCCATCAAATTGAACAAATTGGAAGTGCCGGATGAGGATCTCTTCATTACTCAAAAGGAAATGAAAAAGTACGCTCCTGAACAGCTGCTGATCTTAGAGACCGGAAGAATGGGCGAACCGATCAAAGCGCTACAAAAAATGGCCAACGGTACCCACCGTACCTTGCGGATCCAAGAAGGCGATTTGGTGTACATCACAACAACGCCAACCACCGCCATGGAAACAGTGGTAGCCAAAACAGAAGATATCATTTACCGCGCCGGCGGAACTGTCAAACAAATTTCTGATAATATGCGGGTTTCCGGACACGCAAATCCAGACGATCTGCAATTGATGATGAATATGGTCAAACCAAAATATTTGATCCCGGTCCAAGGAGAATATCGTCAATTGGCGGCTCACGCTGATTTAGCGAAACAAGTGGGCATCCCGGAACGGAATATCTTCATTACGGCTCGCGGAGATGTACTAGAATACAAGAACGGCGAAATGACGCAAGGTGGCGCAGTACCGGCAGAAAACGTCTTGATCGATGGGATTGGTGTGGGCGATATCGGCAACATCGTCTTGCGAGACCGCAAAATCTTGTCAGAAGATGGAATCTTTGTGACAGTCGTGACGATCAATCGTCGGGACAAAAAGATCGTGGCACGTCCGCAGATCACTTCCCGAGGGTTTGTCTACGTCAAAGCCAGCCGCGATCTGATCAGAGAAAGTGCTGATATGGTAGCGGAGATCGTTGAAAAGCATCTGCAAACAGATGACTTTGAATGGAGCAAATTGAAACAAGATATCCGGGAACGTTTGAGTCGTTATCTGTTTGAACAAACCAAACGCCGACCAGTGATCTTACCGGTCATCATGGAGTCTTCACAACGGAAACGTTCACGTAAATAA
- a CDS encoding VOC family protein, translated as MDIYLNFNSESREAMTFYEKVFDTKATDITTYGEMPGIEEMHLSDEAKDLVTNARMNIYGTLVMFADVPKGVAPEVVVGNNISLVLQTTAEEETKKLFEQLSEGGKVEMPLEAVPWAKLYGMVTDRFGVNWQINYSGE; from the coding sequence TTGGACATCTATTTGAATTTTAACTCTGAATCACGCGAAGCCATGACATTTTATGAAAAAGTTTTTGATACGAAAGCAACAGATATCACGACATACGGAGAAATGCCGGGAATAGAAGAAATGCACTTGTCGGACGAAGCAAAAGATTTGGTCACGAATGCGCGGATGAATATCTATGGAACATTGGTCATGTTCGCGGACGTGCCAAAAGGGGTCGCACCGGAAGTAGTAGTAGGGAACAACATCTCACTAGTCCTGCAGACTACCGCAGAGGAAGAGACCAAAAAACTGTTTGAACAGCTTTCAGAAGGCGGAAAAGTCGAAATGCCGTTAGAAGCGGTACCTTGGGCGAAGCTCTACGGAATGGTGACTGACCGCTTCGGCGTGAATTGGCAGATCAATTATAGTGGGGAATAA
- a CDS encoding VanZ family protein → MRKFLIYLISFLLSFGFAFLLVDFLVIPTLDSYPRFQNMMDRFAYTELILVIFVGLAVWLFYIQWRLKKLSTIYLYLFYSVYFFLLFVVLFTKASHYHTMTLELFDFVSSDPKVILDAVLNLVYFIPLGVLYGLKATFKEFIIIALLTILGIESIQYLFYIGTFALSDILLNFIGCGIGYLICDLLRPRFTQHDYRRRMIRK, encoded by the coding sequence ATGCGAAAATTTTTGATCTATTTGATTTCTTTTCTTTTATCTTTTGGTTTTGCCTTTCTTTTAGTGGATTTTTTAGTGATCCCTACGCTGGACAGTTATCCGCGTTTTCAAAATATGATGGATCGTTTCGCTTATACGGAGCTGATTCTGGTGATTTTTGTCGGATTGGCTGTGTGGCTGTTTTATATCCAATGGCGTCTGAAAAAATTATCAACTATTTATTTGTACCTGTTTTACAGTGTTTATTTCTTTTTACTGTTTGTCGTACTTTTTACTAAAGCGAGTCATTACCATACGATGACGTTGGAGCTTTTTGATTTTGTCAGCAGTGACCCGAAAGTGATCTTGGACGCCGTGTTGAACCTCGTCTATTTTATTCCTTTAGGCGTGTTGTACGGATTGAAGGCGACCTTCAAAGAATTTATTATCATTGCGCTGCTTACGATCTTAGGAATCGAAAGCATCCAATATTTGTTTTATATCGGAACATTTGCGCTGAGTGATATTTTATTGAATTTTATCGGCTGCGGGATCGGTTATCTCATATGTGACCTGTTACGTCCGCGCTTTACACAACATGATTATCGACGGAGAATGATCCGTAAATAA
- a CDS encoding alpha/beta hydrolase: MKYYFDAGEAGGKNLLLLHGTGGDEYSLVDIARFLDGSCRILSFRGEVQEEGMNRFFKRNGLNQFDFDSLEEEADRLYEEIKQMSEEKQVPLEDWILVGYSNGANIAAHLLLERETKLTKGIFFHPMSLEVHTKDFSLADKKVWLSFGDGDPIVSPESFNELAENFEKRGADVTIEHTTTGHQINMAELGSARNWLNTKG, translated from the coding sequence GTGAAGTATTATTTTGACGCAGGAGAAGCGGGCGGAAAAAATCTATTGCTGCTTCATGGCACTGGCGGAGATGAATATTCGCTAGTAGACATCGCCCGTTTTTTAGATGGTTCATGTCGGATTCTTTCGTTTCGTGGGGAAGTCCAAGAAGAAGGAATGAATCGATTTTTTAAACGCAACGGATTAAATCAATTTGATTTTGACAGTCTAGAAGAAGAAGCGGACCGCTTGTACGAAGAAATCAAACAAATGAGTGAAGAAAAACAAGTACCGCTGGAAGACTGGATTTTGGTAGGCTATTCAAATGGCGCGAATATCGCGGCTCATTTGTTGTTGGAAAGAGAAACAAAGTTGACTAAAGGAATCTTTTTCCACCCAATGTCACTAGAAGTCCATACCAAAGATTTTTCATTAGCGGATAAAAAAGTCTGGTTGTCTTTTGGTGATGGCGATCCGATCGTCAGCCCTGAATCCTTCAATGAGTTGGCAGAAAACTTTGAAAAACGCGGTGCCGATGTTACGATCGAACATACCACAACTGGGCATCAAATCAACATGGCGGAACTGGGATCCGCAAGAAATTGGCTGAATACAAAAGGATAA
- a CDS encoding VOC family protein, protein MKIEHIAIWVDDLEKMKNFYQTYFHVTSNQMYHNQKTGFRSYFLEFEEGSRIELTNKKHLSPRIADSLGYTHLAIAVGNKSDVDAMTERFVTDGFPLLSGPRTTGDGYYESVIQDPEGNLIELTTDQ, encoded by the coding sequence ATGAAAATCGAACATATCGCCATCTGGGTAGATGACCTTGAAAAAATGAAAAATTTCTATCAAACATATTTTCATGTCACCAGCAATCAAATGTACCATAATCAAAAAACGGGATTTCGTTCCTACTTTTTAGAATTTGAAGAAGGCAGCAGGATCGAACTGACCAATAAAAAACATTTGTCCCCACGGATCGCAGACAGTCTGGGATATACTCATCTTGCGATCGCGGTGGGAAATAAAAGTGATGTGGATGCTATGACCGAGCGCTTTGTCACAGATGGTTTTCCTTTATTAAGTGGTCCGCGAACCACAGGCGACGGGTATTATGAATCAGTGATCCAAGATCCAGAAGGAAATCTGATCGAACTAACGACGGATCAATAA
- the abc-f gene encoding ribosomal protection-like ABC-F family protein, with amino-acid sequence MELAVKLTDIAVTFGNKDIFTIDNLTAYQQDRIGIVGKNGQGKTTLLNLIAGTLQPDRGTIQRETDFTYFAQIATAAEEYPEYLDNELLGRMKIPANSVETLSGGEASKLRLVQTLADYQLGLLLDEPTTHLDRRSIDLLIEELRYYYGTLIFVSHDRAFLNQLATKIWEVDEGQVREFTGNYDDYQQQKEEERLAQENAFARYEKEKTRLQVSAQKKKEQAEKMAQVSDKKKKQNIRPSRLSASKQKDTVQKAAQKTVKTIEKRLEQLDTVTKSIQQRKINFPAATTFSIHNKFPVMAENLTLIRGNKKLLDNADFQFPLGKKIAITGGNGTGKTTLLNYIYNKQPGITLSPKVVFSTYQQMDYQLQEEESILSFLMKRTEYSEHLVRSLLNNLGFTQQELSKPVNRLSGGEATRISIALTFVKPANVLILDEPTNFIDLSTIAALEHFLQSYPGTVLFTSHDPYFVANVADEIYEVRNQQLLKK; translated from the coding sequence ATGGAATTAGCAGTAAAATTAACAGACATCGCAGTAACTTTCGGAAACAAAGACATTTTCACTATCGACAACCTGACGGCTTATCAGCAAGACCGGATCGGCATCGTCGGCAAAAACGGCCAAGGAAAAACCACCTTGCTGAATCTGATCGCCGGAACACTTCAACCTGATCGCGGAACCATCCAACGAGAAACCGACTTTACCTACTTTGCGCAGATCGCTACTGCTGCCGAAGAGTATCCTGAGTATCTCGATAACGAATTGCTGGGACGAATGAAGATCCCTGCAAACAGCGTTGAGACCCTCAGCGGCGGCGAAGCTTCCAAATTGCGGCTGGTTCAAACATTGGCTGATTACCAACTAGGTCTGCTTTTAGATGAGCCCACTACTCACCTTGATCGCCGCAGTATCGATCTGTTGATCGAAGAGTTGCGCTATTACTATGGTACGCTGATTTTCGTCAGTCATGACCGCGCGTTTCTCAATCAGCTGGCCACCAAAATCTGGGAGGTCGACGAAGGTCAAGTCAGAGAGTTTACCGGCAATTATGATGATTACCAACAGCAAAAAGAAGAAGAACGATTGGCACAGGAAAATGCCTTTGCCCGTTATGAAAAAGAAAAGACTCGTCTTCAGGTTTCCGCGCAAAAGAAAAAAGAACAAGCGGAAAAAATGGCGCAAGTTTCTGATAAAAAGAAAAAACAGAACATCCGCCCCAGCCGTTTGTCTGCCTCCAAACAAAAAGACACCGTTCAAAAAGCGGCACAAAAAACCGTTAAAACCATTGAAAAACGACTGGAACAGCTGGACACGGTCACAAAGTCTATTCAGCAGCGCAAAATCAATTTTCCCGCTGCCACGACCTTTTCCATCCACAATAAATTTCCAGTCATGGCGGAAAATCTGACACTGATCAGAGGAAATAAAAAACTGTTAGACAATGCGGATTTTCAATTTCCATTAGGCAAAAAGATCGCCATCACGGGCGGCAACGGCACCGGAAAAACGACATTATTGAACTATATTTACAACAAGCAACCGGGGATCACCCTTTCACCGAAAGTCGTGTTCAGTACTTATCAACAGATGGATTATCAGCTTCAAGAAGAAGAATCGATCCTTTCCTTTTTGATGAAACGTACAGAGTATTCCGAGCATTTGGTCCGCAGCTTGTTGAACAATCTTGGTTTTACCCAACAAGAACTTAGCAAACCGGTCAACCGATTGAGCGGTGGCGAGGCCACTCGGATCTCCATCGCCCTGACTTTTGTCAAACCTGCCAATGTCTTGATCTTAGATGAACCGACTAACTTTATCGATTTGTCTACGATCGCCGCGTTGGAACATTTTTTACAGTCCTATCCGGGGACCGTGTTGTTTACTTCCCATGATCCTTATTTTGTCGCAAATGTTGCAGATGAAATCTATGAGGTCCGCAATCAACAACTGCTGAAAAAATAG
- a CDS encoding MFS transporter, producing MLSYQEDKIVQKNRWKILVSISMFTFMSTLDGSIVNIALPTISKDMIVPMNQAEWIVSIYLMVVCACLLLFGKIGDSFGKIKIFRLGMIIFTIGSLLCGFNHSLGFLLFARVVQAIGASMTMATNTGIITEVFPMNERGRALGSIGAFVSLGAIAGPGLGGLILAQFSWSYIFWINVPVGIITMILSQRFLPKDITMSKQKTDMLGFATFALFILTFFGGVFLGQERGFLTSIPLILFALAVVSFVLFVMVEKKVPMPLISFSIFKNKIFSMSLLTATLIFSSNFFINVVVPFYLQNARGLSPSYAGMLMMVFPLLMVIGSPLSGYLTDKVGPQILVLVGLALLSTTQLMYTFMTIDTPLWYYILATAIMGLGNSLFQSPNNTMVMSSVTRENLGVAGSMNSFARNLGMVIGIASATTILYHAMSSKMGERVTTYIAERPDVFIYGMKITFLGSFLLCLVALLLTIWRIKKQGGVRHGE from the coding sequence ATGCTTAGTTATCAAGAAGATAAAATCGTTCAAAAAAATCGTTGGAAAATATTGGTTTCCATCTCAATGTTTACTTTTATGTCTACTTTAGACGGCAGTATCGTCAACATCGCGCTGCCGACGATCTCAAAAGACATGATCGTGCCCATGAACCAGGCGGAATGGATCGTCTCCATCTATTTGATGGTGGTCTGTGCTTGTCTGCTGCTGTTTGGCAAGATCGGTGACAGCTTTGGGAAAATCAAGATTTTTCGTTTAGGAATGATCATTTTTACCATCGGTTCACTGCTTTGCGGATTCAACCATTCGTTAGGTTTCTTATTGTTTGCCCGTGTCGTCCAAGCAATCGGCGCAAGTATGACGATGGCCACGAATACTGGGATCATCACGGAAGTTTTTCCTATGAATGAACGGGGACGAGCACTGGGTTCCATCGGTGCATTCGTTTCTCTAGGAGCGATCGCCGGTCCTGGTCTTGGCGGTTTGATCTTAGCGCAATTCTCATGGTCTTATATTTTCTGGATCAATGTGCCGGTAGGGATCATTACTATGATCCTTAGTCAGCGTTTCTTGCCGAAAGATATTACTATGAGTAAACAGAAAACAGATATGCTGGGCTTTGCAACATTCGCACTCTTTATTTTGACCTTTTTCGGCGGTGTTTTCCTAGGACAAGAACGCGGCTTTTTAACTAGCATCCCATTGATATTGTTTGCTTTAGCGGTAGTATCTTTTGTCTTGTTTGTCATGGTGGAAAAGAAAGTGCCTATGCCGTTGATCAGTTTTTCGATTTTTAAAAACAAGATTTTTTCCATGAGTCTATTGACCGCGACACTGATCTTTTCTTCCAACTTTTTCATCAATGTGGTGGTTCCCTTCTATCTGCAAAATGCGCGGGGCTTGAGTCCTAGCTACGCGGGGATGCTGATGATGGTCTTTCCGCTTTTGATGGTCATCGGTTCGCCATTGAGCGGTTATCTGACCGATAAAGTGGGCCCTCAGATCTTAGTGCTGGTAGGGTTGGCTTTGCTTTCCACCACACAACTGATGTACACATTCATGACGATTGATACGCCTCTTTGGTATTATATCTTGGCAACTGCTATTATGGGGTTAGGCAATTCGTTGTTCCAATCACCAAACAATACGATGGTCATGAGCAGTGTCACTCGCGAAAATCTTGGTGTCGCCGGCAGTATGAATTCCTTTGCCCGCAATTTGGGGATGGTTATCGGGATCGCTTCGGCAACGACGATCTTATACCATGCCATGAGCAGTAAAATGGGGGAACGGGTGACGACATATATCGCTGAACGGCCGGATGTCTTTATCTACGGAATGAAAATCACCTTCCTAGGCTCCTTCTTATTGTGTTTGGTGGCGTTGTTATTAACGATTTGGCGGATCAAAAAACAAGGAGGCGTTCGCCATGGCGAATGA
- a CDS encoding glycoside hydrolase family 25 protein, giving the protein MIPKPAIIDISEWQLPSKIDYDKLAKQISGVIVRIQYGSAYEDKHYRTHIREFKKRGIPIAVYAWVRGVDHKDMEKEAELFWLRGKEFEPSFWWLDIEEFSMADMRSGCEYYRRKLKKSGAKKVGAYIANHLYQRLNIDTKAFDGIWLPTYGVNDGFYLGADPTASKNYDLHQYTSNGRLPGYNGALDLNRLNGKPFDYFFDKNAAGPVEGGTITMKTFTLMTDIYLRKSADPKAAAITLLKQGQQVKINDICIANGYLWGIQPRDDGSKGFLALGEFSGFGRF; this is encoded by the coding sequence ATGATTCCTAAACCAGCGATCATCGATATCAGTGAATGGCAGCTGCCTTCAAAGATCGATTATGATAAGTTAGCAAAACAGATTTCAGGGGTGATCGTGCGGATCCAATACGGTTCTGCTTATGAGGACAAACACTATCGAACCCATATCAGAGAATTTAAAAAACGCGGTATCCCGATCGCTGTTTACGCGTGGGTCCGCGGTGTGGATCATAAGGATATGGAAAAAGAAGCGGAGCTGTTTTGGCTGAGAGGAAAGGAATTCGAACCGAGTTTTTGGTGGTTGGATATCGAAGAGTTCTCCATGGCAGATATGCGAAGCGGCTGTGAATATTACCGACGAAAGCTAAAAAAATCCGGAGCGAAAAAAGTCGGAGCGTATATCGCTAACCATCTTTATCAGCGCTTGAACATCGACACGAAAGCCTTTGACGGGATCTGGCTGCCGACATATGGCGTAAATGATGGATTCTATTTAGGCGCGGATCCCACCGCTTCAAAAAATTATGATCTTCATCAATATACTTCCAATGGCCGATTGCCCGGCTATAATGGGGCGTTGGATCTAAATCGATTGAATGGAAAGCCATTTGATTATTTTTTCGACAAAAACGCGGCAGGCCCTGTGGAAGGAGGTACGATCACTATGAAGACATTCACTTTGATGACGGATATTTATCTGCGGAAATCCGCGGATCCTAAAGCTGCGGCCATCACTTTATTAAAACAAGGGCAGCAGGTGAAGATCAATGACATCTGTATCGCAAATGGTTATCTATGGGGAATCCAGCCTCGCGATGATGGATCGAAGGGCTTTCTGGCTCTGGGCGAATTTTCTGGATTCGGCAGATTTTAA
- a CDS encoding S-ribosylhomocysteine lyase produces the protein MARVESFELDHNTVKAPYVRLAGTEVNNDTLIQKYDLRFLQPNEDALPTAAVHTLEHLLAVNLRDYLTGVIDLSPMGCRTGFYLILWGEHTTEEIRDALVTVLQKHVVETDYVPAVSAKECGNYRDHSLFSAQEYAKQVLDKGVSSDPFERKLG, from the coding sequence ATGGCACGAGTAGAAAGTTTTGAATTAGACCATAATACAGTAAAAGCACCTTATGTCCGCCTTGCCGGAACTGAGGTCAATAATGATACATTGATCCAAAAATATGACCTGCGTTTTTTGCAGCCGAATGAAGATGCCCTGCCGACTGCTGCGGTCCACACATTAGAACATCTGTTAGCCGTCAACTTGCGGGATTATTTGACAGGTGTTATCGACTTATCACCAATGGGCTGTCGTACTGGATTTTATTTGATCCTGTGGGGCGAACACACCACAGAAGAGATTCGCGACGCCTTAGTAACTGTTTTGCAAAAACACGTTGTTGAAACCGACTATGTTCCCGCTGTTTCCGCAAAAGAATGCGGCAACTACCGCGATCACTCCCTCTTTAGCGCACAAGAATATGCAAAACAAGTATTGGATAAAGGCGTATCCAGCGATCCTTTTGAACGCAAACTTGGATAA
- a CDS encoding sigma-70 family RNA polymerase sigma factor, producing MENQEIEELLREYQELMEIVLSKVGIYKRHAEYDDCLQELRILCYEMIVPFTSRETFEKQYPKGFLFQKLCWHVRDFQRRNRKIQAKESGDELLLEQLPAEIAVELREYFTDLWAALQQKEQKMLLKLLQENEKPLSRQTRHHYRKQLRKKFQKNEKSV from the coding sequence ATGGAAAATCAAGAGATCGAAGAATTATTGCGGGAGTATCAGGAGTTGATGGAGATCGTCTTGTCAAAAGTCGGCATCTATAAACGTCACGCTGAGTATGATGATTGTTTACAAGAATTACGGATTCTTTGCTATGAGATGATCGTCCCCTTCACTTCTCGAGAAACTTTTGAGAAACAGTATCCCAAAGGTTTCTTGTTTCAAAAATTATGCTGGCATGTACGGGACTTCCAGCGAAGAAATAGAAAAATCCAAGCTAAAGAATCAGGAGATGAGCTTTTATTGGAACAGCTTCCGGCAGAAATCGCTGTAGAGTTGCGGGAATATTTCACGGATCTATGGGCAGCCCTTCAACAAAAAGAACAAAAAATGCTGTTAAAACTGCTTCAAGAAAACGAAAAACCATTGAGCCGACAGACGCGGCATCACTATCGTAAACAGTTGCGAAAAAAATTTCAAAAAAATGAAAAAAGCGTTTGA
- a CDS encoding universal stress protein, producing the protein MDGYKSILVAIDGSKNADKAFNEAVNIAVQNQASLYIAAIINEEELSTSSFAYSKILKEEQEKTEVDMLKRIHDAKEAGLSQVEPIVEVGDPKVFITKTIPEAHMIDLIIVGATGMGSITREKVGSTTQYIVDNSPCSVLMVK; encoded by the coding sequence ATGGACGGATATAAATCAATTCTAGTAGCGATCGACGGGTCGAAAAATGCGGACAAAGCATTCAACGAAGCGGTCAATATCGCCGTACAAAATCAAGCAAGTCTTTACATCGCAGCCATCATCAATGAAGAGGAGCTGTCTACCAGTTCTTTTGCCTACTCGAAGATTTTAAAAGAGGAGCAGGAAAAAACTGAAGTGGATATGTTGAAACGCATCCATGATGCCAAAGAAGCTGGACTATCTCAGGTTGAACCGATCGTCGAAGTTGGAGATCCTAAAGTGTTTATCACAAAAACGATCCCTGAAGCCCATATGATCGATCTGATCATTGTCGGCGCGACAGGAATGGGATCCATCACTCGTGAAAAAGTCGGATCGACCACCCAGTATATTGTGGACAATTCCCCATGCAGTGTATTGATGGTGAAATAA
- a CDS encoding DUF2922 domain-containing protein, which yields MKKLHMTFLNEEGKKHKLIPRFADENLSAIQVQTAMNELTQLPLFEKAGVALFTQVDSAKYVEVIETELF from the coding sequence ATGAAAAAACTGCACATGACATTTTTAAACGAAGAAGGTAAAAAACACAAATTGATTCCGCGATTCGCTGATGAGAATCTCTCGGCGATCCAAGTCCAAACAGCGATGAACGAACTGACACAACTGCCGCTTTTTGAAAAGGCGGGTGTCGCATTATTTACTCAAGTCGACAGTGCAAAATATGTCGAAGTGATCGAGACTGAATTGTTTTAA